A window from Chitinophagales bacterium encodes these proteins:
- a CDS encoding dihydrofolate reductase, which produces MRQMKLYIATSLDGKIARDDHGLDWLPEEHEDDYGYNALMNATDVLLMGYTTYDVCIGLGDWPYKGKTTYVFTSDAAKPATNDVILTTEDPVAFTKRLKEQAGQDIWLVGGGEINRLLHDAGLIDEYIIAIIPVVLGKGIELFPNIKREQALQLSKHKVYDSGLALMYYRPKAT; this is translated from the coding sequence ATGAGACAAATGAAACTATATATAGCTACCAGCCTTGATGGCAAAATTGCAAGAGATGACCATGGTTTGGACTGGCTGCCAGAGGAACATGAAGATGATTACGGTTACAATGCGCTTATGAACGCTACAGACGTATTACTGATGGGGTATACCACTTATGACGTCTGTATAGGGCTGGGTGACTGGCCCTACAAAGGCAAAACAACCTATGTATTTACAAGTGATGCTGCAAAACCTGCCACAAACGATGTAATACTGACTACTGAAGACCCGGTAGCTTTTACAAAAAGGTTAAAAGAACAAGCCGGACAAGACATATGGCTGGTAGGTGGCGGAGAGATCAATCGCCTGTTACACGATGCCGGCCTGATAGATGAATATATCATTGCTATCATCCCTGTTGTGTTAGGCAAGGGCATAGAACTCTTCCCGAATATCAAAAGGGAACAGGCATTACAGCTATCAAAACACAAGGTGTATGATAGTGGCCTTGCGCTTATGTATTATCGCCCAAAAGCTACTTAA
- a CDS encoding META domain-containing protein — translation MKYAKAILLLPVICGLFLAFSNDAMAQKKKKTKVHKTAQLENTHWALYEMNGKSVETPADSREVYIKLIDKKSKLEGYSGCNLITGTYDLGKETLTFEPEITERACTDMTTEKYVLTALNDADRYEINGLHLLLFKGTYLLGIFKAKFYDE, via the coding sequence ATGAAATACGCAAAAGCCATATTACTGCTACCTGTTATTTGTGGATTGTTCCTAGCTTTCAGCAATGATGCAATGGCGCAAAAGAAGAAGAAAACCAAAGTTCACAAAACAGCACAGTTGGAGAATACTCACTGGGCATTATATGAAATGAACGGTAAGTCAGTAGAAACCCCTGCCGATTCACGCGAAGTATACATCAAACTGATAGACAAAAAGAGCAAACTGGAAGGTTATTCCGGTTGTAACCTGATAACGGGTACATACGACCTTGGGAAAGAGACTCTTACATTTGAACCGGAAATCACAGAACGTGCCTGTACAGATATGACAACTGAAAAATATGTACTTACCGCACTGAATGATGCTGACAGGTATGAAATAAACGGTCTGCACCTGTTGCTGTTCAAAGGCACGTACCTGCTGGGTATATTCAAGGCAAAATTTTACGACGAGTAA